One endosymbiont 'TC1' of Trimyema compressum genomic window, GGCTAAAGAAATTATTGTGGCATATGAACCAATCTGGGCAATTGGCACAGGTGAAACTGCCACAAAAGAACAAGCAGAGTCTATGTGTAGTTTTATTAGAAAAACATTAGGGGAGCTAGGATATCCTTCAGAGAAAATTCTTATTCTCTATGGAGGCAGTGTTAATAGTAAAAATGCACAAGAGCTTTTATCTTGTGAGGACATTGATGGTGCTTTAGTAGGAGGGGCTTCTTTAAAGGGAGAAACATTCCTAGACATTATTGAAAGTGCTTTATAAGAGAGGACAATAATAGATGAAACAACCAGTTGTATTATTAATATTAGATGGATGGGGAAACAGAGAGAAGAAAGAAAACAATAGTGTTTTACTTGGTGAAACACCTAATTATTGTAGTATTTTGAAAAACTATCCTTCTACAGAATTAAATGCTTCTGGTACATTTGTTGGCTTGCCAGATGGACAGATGGGTAACTCAGAAGTTGGCCATCTAAACATAGGCAGTGGTCGTATTGTTTATCAAGATTTAACGAGAATTGATAATGCTATTGAGACAGGCGCTTTTTTTGACAATCGTGTTTTAAAAAAAGCTATTTCCAATGCAGTTCTTAATAAAAAAGCAATTCATTTCGCTGGCCTATTATCTGATGGTGGTGTTCACAGCCAGCTTAGCCATCTTATTGCTCTATTAAAAATGAGTAATAAACTGGGAGCGGAGGAAGTTTATGTTCATGCTATCTTAGACGGTCGAGACGTACCTCCTTCATCTGCTATGGTCTATATAAAGAAAATTGAAGCAGTGTTTAAAACAATGGGTATTGGTAGTTTGGCCAGCATTGCTGGTCGCTATTATACTATGGATAGAGATAATCGTTTTGAGAGATTAGAAAAAGGTTATGCTATAATGGCCTTAGGAAAAGGCCTTAAAGCCAATTCAGCTGAAGAAGCTTTGCAAATGGCTTATGAACGTGGTGAAACTGATGAATTTGTTTTACCTACAGTTATTCTCCATGAAGGGAAACCTGTCGTAATTGAAGATGAGGATACTGTGGTATTTTTCAATTATAGAAGCGATAGAGCGAGAGAGATTTCTAGAGTATTTCTAGATCCATCTTTTAAAGGATTTGAAACAAAGCATATTAAGGTTAACTATATTTGTATGACAGAATACGATAGTACATTAAAAGGACCTATTGCTTTTCCTCCAGAACACCTCCAGAATACTTTAGGCGAATACATTAGCAAGAGAGGATTGAAGCAACTTAGGGCTGCTGAAACTGAGAAG contains:
- the gpmI gene encoding 2,3-bisphosphoglycerate-independent phosphoglycerate mutase, producing MKQPVVLLILDGWGNREKKENNSVLLGETPNYCSILKNYPSTELNASGTFVGLPDGQMGNSEVGHLNIGSGRIVYQDLTRIDNAIETGAFFDNRVLKKAISNAVLNKKAIHFAGLLSDGGVHSQLSHLIALLKMSNKLGAEEVYVHAILDGRDVPPSSAMVYIKKIEAVFKTMGIGSLASIAGRYYTMDRDNRFERLEKGYAIMALGKGLKANSAEEALQMAYERGETDEFVLPTVILHEGKPVVIEDEDTVVFFNYRSDRAREISRVFLDPSFKGFETKHIKVNYICMTEYDSTLKGPIAFPPEHLQNTLGEYISKRGLKQLRAAETEKYAHVTFFFNDGIEAPNKGEHRILIPSPKVATYDLQPEMSLPQLTDSVLEALDKDIYDVVIVNFANGDMVGHTGILEAAIKAVEAVDKALGKVAEKVLEKNGQLLITADHGNCETMADEKSGEPLTSHTLNPVPFILVSKAGKSVQLKQNQNLALRDIVPTILSLLGLEIPEEMTGKSLIIK